The following proteins are encoded in a genomic region of Leptospira yasudae:
- a CDS encoding Ig-like domain-containing protein, with protein sequence MGFDIKKGYKKFLIIATGFFYAISCNNINDKAGKFLPYLNVGVNPKVLVFSPGSNEANVAPNTKIQTTFDRLMKIDTCVSSFVINPNVTGFYQTTPISIEFTPSANLSTGTYTVTITKGCESEEGHDLKDVFTSRFAVGAAPGSTLNLPSVLSMNTNRGNLPTCLAGTGTTVDFSTNDTIDGCLGITTNRNPISVSFSEPMNTDLTSLAVTLSPNLPSNYDWSLDGKILTITPDSPYPFGQRITVNVSSNAVNTSGTKIVNAKSASFVAGGIFSSPVVQAVGLASQGCANSLPGVGSVVGGDWTLGSCFWDSSLGLLSAGLYRFRGGDDGTGLAGSTNACGDVNTDNFRLIFSNYMQTAITANAVRIQRVSPPLTNARISSYNWSDCQATFPFGCRSLTVSFAEQEASCNGVLFGDATTGGDFNMLRTNTSPAGFPIYNLIVDTSAKDVNGYSLQSQFIFGVEGK encoded by the coding sequence ATGGGGTTCGATATTAAAAAAGGTTATAAAAAATTTCTGATTATTGCTACGGGGTTCTTTTATGCGATTTCTTGCAATAATATCAATGATAAGGCCGGTAAATTTCTCCCCTACTTAAACGTGGGAGTAAATCCGAAAGTTTTAGTTTTTTCGCCCGGATCGAATGAGGCTAACGTCGCACCAAATACGAAAATTCAAACGACTTTTGATCGTCTTATGAAAATCGATACTTGCGTAAGTTCTTTCGTGATTAATCCGAACGTTACCGGTTTCTATCAAACTACGCCGATCAGCATCGAATTTACGCCCTCAGCAAATTTAAGCACCGGAACTTATACAGTGACTATCACGAAAGGTTGTGAGTCAGAGGAGGGACACGATCTAAAAGATGTCTTTACATCTCGGTTCGCTGTCGGAGCCGCACCCGGAAGTACGCTCAATCTTCCTTCCGTTCTATCGATGAATACAAATCGAGGTAATTTACCTACCTGTCTGGCGGGAACAGGAACTACGGTAGATTTTTCGACGAACGATACTATAGACGGATGTTTAGGGATTACAACAAATCGAAATCCAATTTCTGTTTCTTTCTCCGAACCAATGAATACCGATCTTACCTCGCTCGCAGTTACTCTTTCTCCTAATTTACCCTCCAATTACGATTGGTCTTTGGACGGCAAAATACTGACGATTACACCGGATTCCCCTTACCCGTTCGGTCAAAGAATTACTGTGAATGTTAGTTCGAATGCAGTCAATACATCGGGTACTAAAATCGTAAACGCTAAATCGGCAAGTTTCGTTGCAGGTGGTATCTTTTCTTCGCCAGTCGTTCAGGCGGTCGGACTGGCTAGCCAGGGTTGCGCAAACTCGTTGCCCGGTGTTGGTTCTGTTGTTGGAGGAGATTGGACTTTGGGATCTTGCTTTTGGGACAGTTCTCTTGGTTTGCTAAGCGCCGGGTTGTATCGGTTTCGCGGAGGCGATGATGGGACAGGCCTTGCCGGTTCCACGAATGCTTGCGGGGATGTAAATACAGATAACTTTAGGTTAATCTTTAGCAACTACATGCAGACGGCAATCACTGCAAATGCGGTTAGGATTCAGCGCGTTTCACCCCCGTTAACTAATGCACGAATTTCGTCTTATAATTGGTCCGACTGCCAAGCGACTTTCCCCTTTGGATGCCGATCTTTGACGGTCTCTTTTGCGGAACAAGAAGCTTCCTGTAACGGCGTCTTATTCGGAGATGCGACTACCGGAGGCGACTTTAATATGTTGCGAACGAACACATCGCCCGCCGGTTTTCCGATATACAATCTTATCGTCGATACTTCCGCCAAGGACGTTAACGGTTATAGTTTGCAAAGCCAGTTCATATTCGGAGTGGAAGGAAAATGA
- a CDS encoding TolC family protein, with protein MDLEKAILVGITNNLIIKNIERQNEVIELTLNEKWREYLPKLGISYFGLKNLNQNQVDSVYNDIRLTVQQLLYDGGENFKNIEIAKLSAELNKAEFKIQLRKIKIEIVRLYMKVIASRGKLLTSKRLHKSFKSQLNDIFSEYRNGLKARIDVLEIEQKLNESQLNLIRAEKDHKAAITELKLFLQLEESDEVEIRENVFYDYVLNDPFPILSKDESDIEHNRPDLKKTKIVVDRLKIEKEIAEDYWKPKFLIGGYAGKNSNDTNPVNHYNYGFNFSIVLPLGSSTFQTQSNYGVQTDGTGIQRIPGYGPQFVGQGENTFNSANLQLFDNLSQSRKILEGELKLTDAVAAYNIAKKQAVFEVVKSKDKLTENFSVIYAVSRKVVLSLENFRITKSKFKNGLVKRTESLKAEYELSKAQDELADSYAEYLKSCYEYFNASGRDLIDLPFYKVERGKGNSVVSQLIKENRENVDVFPERGY; from the coding sequence TTGGATTTAGAAAAGGCTATTTTAGTTGGGATTACTAATAATTTAATCATAAAGAATATAGAAAGGCAGAACGAAGTTATCGAGTTAACTTTAAATGAAAAATGGAGAGAATATCTTCCTAAGTTAGGCATTTCTTACTTTGGATTAAAGAATCTCAATCAAAATCAAGTCGATTCCGTTTATAACGATATTCGTCTTACGGTTCAACAGCTCCTGTATGATGGCGGTGAAAATTTCAAAAACATTGAAATTGCGAAACTATCTGCGGAATTAAATAAGGCTGAATTTAAAATTCAACTTAGAAAGATCAAAATAGAAATCGTAAGGCTTTATATGAAAGTTATAGCTTCTAGAGGGAAACTGCTCACTTCCAAGAGGCTTCATAAAAGTTTCAAGAGCCAGCTAAACGACATTTTTTCCGAATACAGAAATGGACTGAAGGCGCGCATTGATGTTTTGGAAATTGAACAAAAATTGAACGAATCACAGTTGAATCTCATTAGAGCCGAAAAAGATCATAAAGCAGCGATTACCGAATTAAAGTTATTTCTTCAGTTGGAAGAGTCAGACGAAGTTGAAATACGCGAGAACGTTTTCTACGATTACGTTTTAAATGATCCTTTCCCAATTTTATCCAAAGACGAGAGCGATATTGAACATAATCGTCCGGATTTGAAAAAGACTAAAATTGTTGTCGATAGATTAAAAATAGAAAAGGAAATCGCGGAAGATTATTGGAAACCGAAATTTTTGATCGGAGGCTATGCGGGTAAAAACTCAAACGATACGAATCCTGTAAATCATTATAACTATGGTTTTAATTTTTCTATCGTTTTACCTTTAGGAAGTTCTACTTTTCAAACTCAATCGAACTATGGAGTTCAAACTGATGGAACAGGTATTCAAAGGATTCCTGGTTATGGACCACAGTTTGTGGGCCAAGGTGAGAATACCTTTAATAGCGCCAATTTGCAGTTATTCGATAATCTTTCCCAGTCTCGAAAAATTTTGGAAGGTGAACTCAAATTAACCGACGCCGTTGCTGCCTACAATATTGCGAAGAAGCAGGCGGTCTTCGAAGTTGTTAAATCCAAGGATAAACTTACAGAGAATTTTTCAGTGATTTATGCAGTTAGCAGAAAGGTAGTTCTTTCGCTGGAGAATTTTAGAATCACTAAGAGTAAGTTCAAAAATGGTCTTGTAAAAAGGACGGAGTCTTTGAAAGCCGAATATGAACTTTCGAAAGCGCAGGATGAACTTGCCGACTCGTATGCCGAATACTTAAAATCTTGTTACGAATATTTTAATGCGAGCGGCCGCGATTTAATTGATTTGCCTTTTTATAAAGTCGAGAGGGGGAAGGGGAACAGCGTAGTCTCGCAGCTGATAAAAGAAAATCGAGAAAATGTGGATGTATTTCCGGAAAGGGGGTATTGA